A window of Candidatus Buchananbacteria bacterium CG10_big_fil_rev_8_21_14_0_10_42_9 contains these coding sequences:
- a CDS encoding HicB family protein, translating to MLSEFIEKKLKTAQYKLLKDKTYFGEIPSLQGVWAEAKTLEDCRGTLREVLEDWILLKIRSGDTIPGFKLKVDRREMVKNA from the coding sequence ATGCTGAGCGAATTTATAGAGAAAAAACTCAAGACTGCACAATACAAACTCTTGAAAGATAAAACCTATTTCGGGGAAATCCCAAGCCTTCAGGGAGTTTGGGCAGAGGCTAAGACACTGGAAGATTGTAGAGGAACGTTGCGTGAAGTTTTAGAAGATTGGATACTGTTAAAAATACGCAGCGGCGACACCATCCCTGGTTTTAAATTAAAAGTAGACCGGCGCGAGATGGTCAAGAATGCCTAA